The following is a genomic window from Butyricimonas faecihominis.
TCACCATTTTTTCCGAATCATCTTCTTTATCAGTCACCTTGTTCTGATATTTCTCGATCGAATATAATTTTTCCGGAAGGAACACCATTCCTGCCTGTTCTCGCTCTCCCGTCAAGCGAGACAAATTAGAAAAACAATAAAAATTACATGGAGTTTCCAAAAGCGTTAACCGACGATAAGGGTAATGCTGGGTCGGGTCGAACTTTCTTTTAGCAAGCACTTCCCTAATCAATTCCCCCATGTTCCGTGTTCCATCATCCAACGCATTTACCTCCTCCCATTCTTTATCTGTCAGACTCTGTCTTTTCTTTATACACCCCTGCATCTCAAAATTAACCTTGCTATCTGTCAACACTTTTACCAACTGATCTTCAGGCATAGTATATTGTTCCAACAAGTATTCATGGCGAGGCAAATAATACAATTCCAAACGAGTCGTATCAGCTGCCCCCATTGAGGCCACGGTCACTTCCCGTTTCCGATATTCACCGACACACAAACTTATGCCCGGCATATCATGTGTAAAAACAAATGAAGTCTTCCCCTCTTTCTCATCCACCGTATCTCCTTGTGAAATTACTACCAGACGAGGTTCATGCTCAACGGTCAACGAATAACGGGTAAAATTCACTTTTCTATACTCCAACGGGCTATAAGGAGGTACAGACACGGGATACCATATACATTCCGGGGTCAATAAAGTATAATCCTCACTACAAAAAGCAGGTGTATACCCGTAACAAAATATTCCGAGACGATTCACATTAGAGAAATCATATTCCTTATTCTCTTGTTCCAAGAAACATATATCCGTTTCAATATTCCCTTCATACAGAACCACAACACGACATCTCTCACTGGCAGCTAATTCTTTATCCAAAATAATCGCTTGACATTCTCTCCTGAATAATACGTTTTCCCCATTTACTTCAACCCGACTTACCTTCAAGCCCGGGTTCAAATACATGACAAGAGGTATCCTTTCCGAATTTCCATTCGTAATCTCCATTTGGCTTTTTATTGTAAGACCTCCCCCTTCCAACATTTTCACGTATAAATCATTGCACACAATTCTCGTTCCTGAATATGTACTATTTTCATTATATACTTGCCGATAAAGCTTTCTATTATTATCTATTACCCTATAATGATTATAATACATAAAAGCCAAACAACCGGAAAGAACAAACAAGACAGAAGCCCCCCATAAGCTTTTCCGCATCACGAAAAGACCATTCGGAATTCTTGGATAAGAAATAACAGACAATATGAAAAAAACCGATCCCAGCTAACAAAACACTCCCTCTTTGTAAAAGATAACTCTCTAGATTTACGTGTCCCGTAAAATCAGAAAACATATTGGGTACATAACGAGCACAAGGATCTAACAATCCATGTAACAAATGAGCCGTACCAAAAGTCAACCCACTAAATATCAACACTAACAAAATAAGACTCATTCCCGAATTACGCACCCAACGAATCATGAAACCGGAAAAGCCTAGGAAGTAAACTAATGTCGGAAACGTGAGTGTAATCCAATAAAACAAGTAATATGACAAATCAAAAGAATGAGAATACAAAACAAGATTAATAACTATCGAAACGGCAAATGCAAGCCCATTTAATAAGGTCACGACCAACAATTTCCCTAGAAAATTACCAGTCACGATTTCCCGGTTACTCTGAGGATGAGAATATAAAGCCTCTTTCGTACCTATTTTATATTTTCTCAAATCGTTCACCACGAGAGAAACAACAAGTAACAGTTGAATCAAATTAAAATAATAGGCACTTTTAAACGGGATAGATGAAGCCAAAGCCTGAGAGGACCAATCCATGTGGAATTGTAACAAATCATTTATCGAACCGCTACCATCTCCCCTTGACAGGAACGAATACTGATATACGACAGCCCCTAAAAGAGCCAAAATCGCAAAAATTCGAAACAAGATACTCCTACGCACCCGCTTGAATTCGTATTCCGCCTCTATAAAAATATTGTTCTTACCCATAATACAACATTTTAATTTTTACACACACATCATATCCCTAAGCCGCCTCCATATATAAGTCACATCAATGAAGAAAAAGTATTATCCCGATTCTCAAAAATTATAAAAAACCGACCATATTAATTTCACCTGTTCTCCCTTTCCCCCTCACACTTACTCTTACATCTGTCCCTTCATCGTTTCGTTATATCATCGTTAAGTCTCCGTTACTATAGAACCTAGATTTAACGATGATATAACGAATAGATAACGAACAGATGTAAAGCAAAGTATTGAGTAACAAACAATAAACTCCGATACTATACAAATCCAACTGAAAAGAAAAAGAGATCGGCTTTTATTGTTGATCATAGATTGTTATTTAAAATAGCCAATATCCGTACGGATAGTAATTTCTCCCTCCTCACTTATAGCTGTAGAGAAATTCACAAATATCTATACTTTTGCTACCCAACCATGTATCAGCACCTCTTTACAAAATTTGAATATACCACTGATCAAGAAAGAATTTCTATCTAAAGCAGTATCAGAGAACATATATAAATTCAAATTTGATGAAAATTTATATAAGTCTTTACCCCCAATAGATACATTCATCAAAATAAACATATTCATCAAACGGTCTATTCCGGTAAGTATTCTACAGGAAAAATCATTTTCCAGTATCCTTACTAGCAATCCGCAAAATTTTGATAAAGAGAACTATACGGCAATCCTCTCTCGAATACTTTTTTCAACAGCAAGAAACGACTGTAATTCCGAAATAAACTCAAACTCTTCAAGTTGCTCAATGATTCTTTTCCTATCAAAAAGAAGCTGATCATACAAAATTTCATCATGTTGATGAAATTTTTTTTTCATTGGAATACTTATTGCATATGGAATGAACATAGCGTGAATTGCTAATTTAGAAAAACAGAGAAATTCTTTAAATCTCTGGGTATCATATTGCTTATAATTCCACTCTTTTCCACAAGCACATTGAGCAAGTATTATAATCATATTGGGAATTCTATCAATAAAAGGTAACCAAGCTATTATATCTAAGCCTCTTTCTTGAGTATTCGTGTTAGGAATTGAATTCAATTTGTCCAAGTTTATTCTCATATTCAATTCTTCTGCCAATTTTGAAATCTTAGTTTTAGCATTACCTTTATATAATGACTTTTTCCCAAATACTTTTATTATAGCTTTTGGCGGGAGAAAGGATTTCAGACTATAAAAAGATAATGTCTCAAAATCGACAGCCAACTCTGAAGCAATATCCTTAAAACAATTCAAATTAGAACACAAAAGTAGTAATATATATAATTTATGCTTACTCGATAAATGCTCTTTCAATTTAATTTGATTCTTCTTAATAATAAAAGGATACTCATCAGAACTATATA
Proteins encoded in this region:
- a CDS encoding ABC transporter permease — translated: MGKNNIFIEAEYEFKRVRRSILFRIFAILALLGAVVYQYSFLSRGDGSGSINDLLQFHMDWSSQALASSIPFKSAYYFNLIQLLLVVSLVVNDLRKYKIGTKEALYSHPQSNREIVTGNFLGKLLVVTLLNGLAFAVSIVINLVLYSHSFDLSYYLFYWITLTFPTLVYFLGFSGFMIRWVRNSGMSLILLVLIFSGLTFGTAHLLHGLLDPCARYVPNMFSDFTGHVNLESYLLQRGSVLLAGIGFFHIVCYFLSKNSEWSFRDAEKLMGGFCLVCSFRLFGFYVL